TTTTTCTCATGAAATGGATCACTTCTCCTCGTTCTTTGTAATATAACTTTTTCTCATAAACATTAAAACTCAAAGTCTATTAAAAACATGAAAATAGAGATACCAATAAAGGCAGCCAGAAATAGATGTTTGGTTTAGTTTATTATCTCAAACATAAATTCAATTCAACCGTCCTTTACCAGATATGTAAAGGTGCTAGGAGCATTGTGATTGTCCATTTAAATATTAGGTTGTCTATTTAACACCTACGTGACATATATAAATAAAGATCCTATCAAACACACCTTAAAAAGGTGTACACATTTGCAATTTAATAGATAGTTTACGGTTTTGTCCGAACAATGATGGGTAAATAAAAACTTGATCAACAGTGAGGGAAATTCAATGCGTATGATAATTGACTTTGCATCTCCAGTAACCCTCCAAAATGCTAGCATACAATTTCAACTTCCACTCAAAGAAGGAGAGATCCATGGCATCACACAATGAACATGGCAGCTTACCTTCGAAAAGAATGAAGATATATCAACTCCTCGCCACTAATCTATAATATTAATCTTAGCTCGTATTGTATTTCAATGCAAGGTCTTTCTCACTTTTATTGGTAATCATCTAAATGCCTTTGATATTTCCGCGCACTTTTTAGATTAATTGCTGAATTGGTGAGCAAGATAGGTACGACGCCCGCTAACCAGCTCATTATCTTTCAACTTAATTCGCATTGTGTTATTTAATTTTTATATAAGGACAAAACTTTTTCAGTCTGGGTAAGATGGTCATATTTTTCAGCTTTCTTTAACCCATTCTGTTGTATTTTCTTTTGTAACGCTTGATCTTCCAATACAATATGCAGTTTTTCAGCCAAGTCTTTTGGGTTATTCGGTTCAACTTTTATTCCAGCACCATCTCCAAGCAAATAATGAAGCCCACCAACATCTGATCCCACTACTGGCAATCCACAAGCCATCGCCTCCAATGCAACCAATCCAAAGCCTTCTATATGAGAAGGTAGTACAAATACATCTGAAGCCGCCATCCAACGAGAAACTTCTTCTTGATTCATGGCATTATGGAAATATATAGTTTCTTCCTCAGCCGCCTTTGCCTTCAGTTCATTAAAATACATAGCATCTTTCGGTTCCCCTATTAAATGGAGGGAAGGATTTTCAATCACATTTGACAGCCCTTTATACGCTTGTACTAATTCATCAAGCCCCTTTGCTTTAATAATATTACCAACATACAAAATTACCTTTTCTTCTTTAGGTAATTCCAAGCTTTGTCTAGCTTCATACCTGTTTCGATGATGAAATATGTGTCTGTTTACACCCATATTAATGACAGAGATTTTATTTTCATTTAGAGAGAATTGTTCTTCCATGTTCGACTTAAGCTCTTCCCCAACAGTAATGATATGATCAGCATTATCTAATATTTTTTTTGTATATTTTTTAATTACACTCCCTTTTTTGCTCATTTGATCTATATCTCCGCCATGAGAGGTCACAATCAACTTAGTTTTCCATAGTCTTTTGTGTAAAATGCCTAATAGGCCAGTTGGGAAAATATAATGGACATGTACAACGTCATAACCTTTACCGTAAATCATTAAGTTCCATAACCCTTTTAAAGCAAACATAATATACTTTTTCAAAAGGAACGTTTTTCCCTTTCTGGGATCTCGAATGGCTATGACATCGACTTGCACACCTTTAGTCTTAAGCGCTTCAACTTGTTTTTCAACAAATATGCCGAATGTTTTAGAATGCTTAGAAGGGTACATATTACTTAGTACGAGTACTTTTTTTGACACTGACAACATCCCTTTACCTGTTGGTTAGATGTGATAATAACACTTATCTCATAGAACTTTATATAAAAACACTATTTTTTTCGATTCATGTAGACAATGTTCTATATTATATTATATACTAAGAACGCTATTGCGAAGTTCGTGTAAGGGGTGTTATTACATGCATACGAAAGAAAGTTGGTTTTTTTTATTATTATTTTATTTTATCATGCTTCAACCCATTCTTGATATCCTAACAACATTTTCATTATATATTAATTTAAATATAACTGTAGGTATTATCGTAAGAATGTTATTTATGATTGTGTCTTTAGCATACATTTTTTTCTTCAGCAAAGAAAGCCCGTATAAAAAGCAAATTATAATTTATCTTGTCTTAGTTATAATAACTCTAAGTACAAGCTTCATAGGCAACATTTTTTTTAAACCCACTTTTAATCTCTTATTAGAAGCCCAATGGAGCGCAAAGATTTTCTATTATATTGTAATGTTTTGTAGTTTATTTTTAGTGCTAAGCGTGCAGAAGTCATACCACCGTATCAAAGTTCAATTATTAAAAGCCATTTATGCGGCTCTATTAATAGTTATAGGAACTGTTTTTGTCGCCATAATAACAGGTAGCTCCAACAACACTTATGAATGGGTTAAAAGCGGTTACAAAGGCTGGTTTTATTCTGGAAATGAATTAGGAGCAATTCTTGCTGTTACATTACCTTTAGTTTTCTTATATACTGTCATTAAAACAAATAACATAAAGGATTATAAATACTGGTTCGGACCACTGCTGCTCGCAGTGACTGGAATGATAATCGGCACAAAGGTTGGTCTGTTTGCAGTTATTGGATGTTTACTTGTCATGCTTATCTCTGTTTCTATACACTGGATGACACATATTAAAAAAGAAGGAATACAAAATAAATATTACAAAGTATTCTTATTTAGTATATCTCTTAGCATTGTATTTACTATAATTGCTCCATTTACTCCTTCTATTACAAACTTATCCGTCTCAATGCCTATTCCTGACAAGGA
This sequence is a window from Lentibacillus sp. JNUCC-1. Protein-coding genes within it:
- a CDS encoding glycosyltransferase, translated to MLSVSKKVLVLSNMYPSKHSKTFGIFVEKQVEALKTKGVQVDVIAIRDPRKGKTFLLKKYIMFALKGLWNLMIYGKGYDVVHVHYIFPTGLLGILHKRLWKTKLIVTSHGGDIDQMSKKGSVIKKYTKKILDNADHIITVGEELKSNMEEQFSLNENKISVINMGVNRHIFHHRNRYEARQSLELPKEEKVILYVGNIIKAKGLDELVQAYKGLSNVIENPSLHLIGEPKDAMYFNELKAKAAEEETIYFHNAMNQEEVSRWMAASDVFVLPSHIEGFGLVALEAMACGLPVVGSDVGGLHYLLGDGAGIKVEPNNPKDLAEKLHIVLEDQALQKKIQQNGLKKAEKYDHLTQTEKVLSLYKN
- a CDS encoding O-antigen ligase family protein — encoded protein: MHTKESWFFLLLFYFIMLQPILDILTTFSLYINLNITVGIIVRMLFMIVSLAYIFFFSKESPYKKQIIIYLVLVIITLSTSFIGNIFFKPTFNLLLEAQWSAKIFYYIVMFCSLFLVLSVQKSYHRIKVQLLKAIYAALLIVIGTVFVAIITGSSNNTYEWVKSGYKGWFYSGNELGAILAVTLPLVFLYTVIKTNNIKDYKYWFGPLLLAVTGMIIGTKVGLFAVIGCLLVMLISVSIHWMTHIKKEGIQNKYYKVFLFSISLSIVFTIIAPFTPSITNLSVSMPIPDKDKIVQEQDKERHLEQNENSIEEESTEDKRKLPAWLDSSIVNKILSSRHFYVTRQYYQFEDANIFQKIFGMGYAGNYTSTRKTIEMDYLDAFFSFGVVGFLLISAPLALIFIIFIKAMLFSVKQVLDIKNILMGTSIILGSSIALIAGHIWFSPAVSLYYSIAICLLFFNLKHYGEKFTKKPA